The following are encoded together in the Deinococcus soli (ex Cha et al. 2016) genome:
- a CDS encoding hybrid sensor histidine kinase/response regulator — protein MTSLTSPVMDPELTATYLQDARSVAAGLEDATVDLWVPDDRARAMDSLWVLSHRLHGTAGLYGHPQTAALAALLERLMEGRAHLNTDAAVPVLTEILERAGTCFAQALNRIEQGSSEGDVGLMFADLGGPAQVTELLRTQPFALQARQARSETQEEPPFAVVNAAIWEDFGPEAAELTATLRAGLHADTPDLTALFRAAHTLKGSSAMVGLAEMAEVGHAMEDLLGAAREDAVTLDRALPLIDDGLNVVDLVLAHAEGQVREAPQARIQAYRAAVSALLSGQDPTTLIPAPDGQAPAAPLPEARLSVRVDSARLDGMLDDVAGLVAARARLNGLLLRQQQVARSLDAAHERVQRTVRDFEERYLNPNLTPGGASAGVPLDRMPGQPRPGAADLGLQDRLADFGALELDSYDDLNILARAVTELSADLVEVRAQTAQAISALGDELTGLEKLTRQLRVELSRARLVPLERVTAPLHRWAGRRDDLKLTVHGEDSLIDAQYAAPLGQALLHLLTNAAVHGAQTPDERAAHGKPALLQVGVDAHVADGHLHVTVRDDGRGLNYDALRQRALQSGHLSAGELNAMTDAQTAQLVFLPGLSTAAQVTQEAGRGVGMDAVREAITRLGGRVSISSVPGEGTATTLHVPVAQQIADVLVLRAGTARVAVLASQVQGMTVLDGDAPHGSVDLSDLWGEAPAQTRYVARLSVPEADGGTLHVIVDEFQSIEEIVLRPAGNLLSPLEYLSGMTTLNDEHGQAYPVAVLNPAGLRRARAAQRTATAAATQSAGRILLVDDSLSVRRHVGRSLERFGYQVATASDGQEALERLLAGEQADLLLSDLEMPRMNGFELLRAVRSSPAHAQLPVVIMTTRAGEKHQQLAMELGANDYLAKPAEERLLHRRLDALIAAGVRA, from the coding sequence GTGACGTCCCTCACCTCCCCGGTCATGGACCCGGAACTGACCGCCACCTACCTGCAAGACGCCCGCAGCGTCGCCGCCGGACTGGAGGACGCCACCGTCGACCTGTGGGTCCCGGACGACCGCGCCCGCGCGATGGACAGCCTGTGGGTCCTCAGCCACCGCCTGCACGGCACCGCCGGCCTGTACGGCCACCCGCAGACCGCCGCGCTCGCCGCGCTGCTCGAACGCCTCATGGAGGGCCGCGCGCACCTGAACACCGACGCGGCCGTCCCGGTCCTCACCGAGATCCTCGAACGGGCCGGCACCTGCTTCGCGCAGGCCCTGAACCGCATCGAGCAGGGCAGCAGCGAGGGCGACGTGGGCCTGATGTTCGCCGACCTGGGCGGCCCCGCCCAGGTGACCGAACTGCTGCGCACTCAGCCGTTCGCGCTGCAGGCCCGGCAGGCGCGCAGCGAGACGCAGGAGGAACCGCCCTTCGCGGTCGTGAACGCCGCCATCTGGGAGGACTTCGGGCCCGAGGCGGCCGAACTGACCGCCACGCTGCGCGCCGGTCTGCACGCCGACACGCCCGACCTGACCGCCCTGTTCCGCGCCGCGCACACCCTGAAGGGCAGCAGCGCCATGGTGGGCCTCGCCGAGATGGCCGAGGTCGGGCACGCCATGGAAGACCTCCTGGGCGCCGCCCGCGAGGACGCCGTCACCCTGGACCGCGCCCTGCCACTGATCGACGACGGCCTGAACGTCGTGGACCTCGTACTCGCCCACGCCGAGGGTCAGGTCCGCGAGGCCCCGCAGGCCCGCATCCAGGCCTACCGCGCCGCCGTGAGTGCCCTGCTCAGCGGTCAGGACCCCACCACGCTGATCCCCGCCCCGGACGGCCAGGCGCCCGCCGCGCCCCTGCCCGAGGCGCGCCTGAGCGTCCGCGTGGACAGCGCCCGCCTGGACGGCATGCTCGACGACGTCGCCGGACTGGTCGCCGCGCGCGCCCGCCTGAACGGCCTGCTGCTGCGCCAGCAACAGGTCGCCCGCAGCCTCGACGCCGCGCACGAACGCGTGCAGCGCACCGTCCGTGACTTCGAGGAACGCTACCTGAACCCCAACCTGACCCCTGGCGGCGCCAGCGCCGGCGTGCCCCTGGACCGCATGCCCGGCCAGCCCCGACCCGGCGCGGCCGACCTGGGCCTGCAGGACCGCCTCGCGGACTTCGGCGCGCTGGAACTCGACAGTTACGACGACCTGAACATCCTCGCGCGCGCCGTCACCGAGCTGAGCGCCGACCTCGTGGAGGTCCGCGCGCAGACCGCGCAGGCCATCAGCGCCCTGGGCGACGAACTGACCGGCCTGGAAAAACTCACCCGTCAGCTGCGCGTGGAACTCAGCCGCGCCCGCCTCGTGCCCCTCGAACGCGTCACCGCGCCCCTGCACCGCTGGGCAGGCCGCCGCGACGACCTGAAACTGACCGTGCACGGCGAGGACAGCCTGATCGACGCGCAGTACGCCGCGCCGCTCGGGCAGGCGCTGCTGCACCTCCTGACGAACGCCGCCGTGCACGGCGCGCAGACCCCCGACGAGCGCGCCGCGCACGGCAAGCCCGCGCTGCTGCAGGTCGGCGTGGACGCCCACGTCGCCGACGGCCACCTGCACGTCACCGTGCGCGACGACGGGCGGGGCCTGAACTACGACGCGCTGCGCCAGCGCGCCCTGCAGTCCGGGCACCTCAGCGCCGGGGAACTGAACGCCATGACCGACGCGCAGACCGCGCAACTGGTGTTCCTGCCCGGCCTGAGCACCGCCGCGCAGGTCACGCAGGAAGCCGGGCGCGGCGTCGGCATGGACGCCGTGCGCGAGGCCATCACCCGCCTGGGCGGCCGCGTCAGCATCAGCAGCGTCCCCGGAGAGGGCACCGCCACCACCCTGCACGTCCCGGTCGCGCAGCAGATCGCCGACGTGCTCGTCCTGCGCGCCGGAACTGCCCGCGTCGCCGTGCTCGCCAGTCAGGTGCAGGGCATGACCGTCCTGGACGGCGACGCCCCGCACGGCAGCGTGGATCTCAGCGACCTGTGGGGCGAGGCGCCCGCCCAGACCCGCTACGTGGCCCGCCTGTCGGTCCCCGAAGCGGACGGCGGCACCCTGCACGTCATCGTGGACGAATTCCAGAGCATCGAGGAAATCGTGCTGCGCCCCGCCGGGAACCTCCTGAGCCCCCTGGAATACCTGAGCGGCATGACCACCCTGAACGACGAGCACGGCCAGGCGTACCCGGTCGCGGTCCTGAACCCGGCGGGCCTGCGCCGCGCCCGCGCAGCGCAGCGCACCGCGACCGCCGCCGCCACCCAGAGCGCCGGACGCATCCTGCTCGTCGACGACAGCCTCAGCGTGCGCCGCCACGTGGGCCGCAGCCTGGAACGCTTCGGGTACCAGGTCGCCACCGCCAGCGACGGCCAGGAAGCCCTGGAACGCCTGCTGGCCGGCGAACAGGCCGACCTGCTCCTGAGCGACCTGGAAATGCCGCGCATGAACGGCTTCGAGCTGCTGCGCGCCGTGCGCTCCAGCCCCGCCCACGCGCAGCTGCCCGTCGTGATCATGACCACCCGCGCCGGGGAGAAACACCAGCAGCTGGCCATGGAACTCGGCGCGAACGACTACCTCGCCAAACCCGCCGAGGAACGCCTGCTGCACCGCCGACTCGACGCCCTGATCGCCGCCGGGGTCCGCGCATGA
- a CDS encoding DUF4388 domain-containing protein: MTAGDGAACLVVSPQLSRALSHAALIEAAGWSATTAAGGLHALTQIEREKPYLVTIDPLLEDLSPADLHEILRDDPATAETIVLIPGAQRPTRYGGPFDVTVPAGLTAPDALALALQMLGGATPPRWHDPESAALSGDLSTLPLTEILLCAQELQLSGLLLIHAAQPAHVVLRRGEIIDAECGDRTAQQAVTHLLSSRLPGNFRFHLMSPDPLGAYPRGVTVPTARLLMEAAVHEDHAQAAPPQSALEAS, from the coding sequence ATGACCGCGGGCGACGGGGCCGCCTGCCTGGTGGTGTCCCCCCAGCTGTCGCGCGCCCTGTCGCACGCCGCGCTGATCGAAGCGGCCGGCTGGAGCGCCACCACCGCCGCCGGCGGCCTGCACGCCCTGACGCAGATCGAACGCGAGAAACCGTACCTCGTGACCATCGACCCGCTGCTCGAGGACCTCAGCCCCGCCGACCTGCACGAGATCCTGCGGGACGACCCGGCCACCGCCGAGACCATCGTCCTGATTCCCGGCGCGCAGCGGCCCACCCGCTACGGCGGCCCGTTCGACGTGACCGTCCCGGCCGGACTGACCGCGCCCGACGCGCTGGCCCTGGCGCTACAGATGCTGGGCGGCGCCACCCCACCCCGCTGGCACGACCCGGAGAGCGCCGCGCTGAGCGGCGACCTGAGCACCCTGCCCCTGACCGAGATTCTGCTGTGCGCGCAGGAACTGCAACTCTCTGGCCTGCTGCTGATCCACGCGGCGCAGCCCGCCCACGTGGTCCTGCGCCGCGGGGAGATCATCGACGCCGAATGCGGCGACCGCACCGCCCAGCAGGCCGTCACGCACCTACTCAGCAGCCGCCTGCCGGGCAACTTCCGCTTTCACCTCATGTCCCCGGACCCGCTCGGCGCGTACCCTCGTGGAGTCACGGTTCCCACTGCCCGCCTGCTCATGGAGGCAGCCGTGCACGAGGACCACGCCCAAGCCGCTCCGCCCCAATCCGCCCTGGAGGCCTCATGA
- a CDS encoding response regulator, whose translation MNPADINPPITVLVVDDSVSVRKALERILAPQGYQIRMADSAESALENLEPLPDLVLADILMPGMSGLELTRIMGDRGLNVPVMLMSGIVDEVTQRDAQAAGARGVLRKPFTPAELLPAIEPQVLAALDARAQRDGTAPAAAQPTPVTPMPAAAAPATPVPVAAQPAPAPVQPGAQPSAAQPAPFQPAPTFTPAPTYAPAAHSGPLAGLNAVPGVLGATLYDADGERQDQFGPDLPESFAMYARFMVTAAATASHHLNRGDLGSILLSYAGQTLLLSPHRDGQLVTLLASSDAAPAAQRWQAAQHN comes from the coding sequence ATGAACCCAGCTGACATCAACCCACCCATCACCGTTCTGGTCGTGGACGACTCCGTGAGCGTCCGCAAGGCCCTGGAACGCATCCTGGCCCCCCAGGGCTACCAGATCCGCATGGCCGACAGCGCCGAGAGCGCTCTGGAGAACCTCGAACCGCTGCCCGACCTGGTGCTGGCCGACATCCTGATGCCCGGCATGAGCGGCCTGGAACTCACGCGGATCATGGGTGACCGGGGCCTGAACGTCCCCGTGATGCTCATGAGCGGCATCGTGGACGAGGTCACGCAGCGCGACGCGCAGGCGGCCGGGGCGCGCGGCGTGCTGCGCAAACCCTTCACGCCCGCCGAACTGCTGCCCGCCATCGAACCGCAGGTCCTGGCGGCCCTGGACGCCCGCGCGCAGCGGGACGGCACCGCGCCCGCCGCCGCGCAGCCCACCCCCGTCACGCCCATGCCCGCAGCGGCCGCGCCCGCGACGCCGGTGCCGGTGGCGGCGCAGCCCGCGCCTGCCCCTGTCCAGCCCGGCGCGCAGCCCAGTGCCGCGCAGCCCGCTCCGTTCCAGCCTGCCCCCACCTTCACCCCCGCCCCGACCTACGCGCCGGCCGCGCACAGCGGCCCGCTGGCCGGACTGAACGCCGTGCCCGGTGTGCTGGGCGCCACGCTGTACGACGCAGACGGGGAACGCCAAGACCAGTTCGGCCCGGACCTGCCCGAGAGCTTCGCCATGTACGCCCGCTTCATGGTGACGGCCGCCGCCACCGCCAGCCACCACCTGAACCGCGGGGACCTGGGCAGCATCCTCCTCAGCTACGCCGGGCAGACCCTGCTGCTCAGCCCCCACCGCGACGGGCAGCTCGTCACGCTGCTTGCCAGCAGCGACGCCGCGCCCGCCGCGCAACGCTGGCAGGCCGCGCAACACAACTGA
- a CDS encoding DUF421 domain-containing protein, with protein sequence MSAEVVPFDWARIFLGDTPPLFLLEIIFRTTVIFGWLLLLLRFTGKRGLAQLSPLELAIVIGLGSAAGDPMFYPEVPLLHAMLVLAVVVSLQTLLARLVIRSERVETFVEGVPVELVRDGVLSGRALEASNLSREDLFERLRAQGVRQLGEVQRAYFEQDGNLTVFTHAQHAPPGLPVVPPWDLEPPRVVQPGEPVRGPLACLGCGTTRDPSGQQDAGTLSACGCGSDRFTPATTDPLAPPTTVSGAGGDADDRAPGQDGGGRGPLAGLGPD encoded by the coding sequence ATGAGCGCCGAGGTGGTGCCCTTCGACTGGGCGCGCATATTCCTGGGGGACACGCCGCCACTGTTCCTGCTGGAGATCATCTTCCGGACCACCGTGATCTTCGGGTGGCTGCTGCTGCTGCTGCGCTTTACCGGTAAGCGTGGACTGGCGCAGCTCAGCCCACTGGAACTGGCCATCGTGATCGGCCTGGGGTCCGCGGCGGGCGACCCGATGTTCTACCCGGAGGTGCCGCTGCTGCACGCCATGCTGGTCCTGGCAGTCGTGGTGAGCCTGCAGACCCTGCTGGCGCGGCTGGTGATCCGCAGCGAACGCGTGGAGACCTTCGTGGAGGGCGTCCCGGTGGAACTCGTGCGCGACGGCGTGCTCAGCGGCCGGGCGCTGGAGGCGTCGAACCTCAGCCGGGAGGACCTGTTCGAGCGCCTGAGGGCCCAGGGCGTGCGGCAGCTGGGCGAGGTCCAGCGGGCGTACTTCGAGCAGGACGGGAACCTGACGGTGTTCACGCACGCGCAGCACGCCCCGCCGGGGCTTCCGGTCGTGCCGCCCTGGGATCTGGAACCGCCCCGGGTCGTGCAGCCCGGCGAGCCCGTGCGCGGCCCGCTGGCTTGCCTGGGCTGCGGCACCACACGCGACCCGTCCGGTCAGCAGGACGCGGGCACCCTGAGCGCCTGCGGGTGCGGCAGCGACCGGTTCACGCCTGCCACGACCGACCCCCTGGCGCCCCCCACAACCGTCAGTGGGGCAGGCGGCGACGCGGACGACCGCGCTCCTGGCCAGGACGGTGGAGGACGCGGCCCACTGGCAGGCCTGGGCCCCGACTGA
- a CDS encoding 2Fe-2S iron-sulfur cluster-binding protein, protein MTQQLTVQVQGFGEIQANAGERLVLALERGGVDVLHRCGGVARCTTCRVSFQEGEPDAMTAAEFDKLTEKGLLGQARLSCQIECAPGMSVTPLQTASSSGLEPGKAPAEQIEPDPVWTTRPGASTEG, encoded by the coding sequence ATGACGCAACAGCTGACGGTGCAGGTGCAGGGCTTCGGGGAGATTCAGGCGAACGCCGGGGAGCGGCTGGTGCTGGCCCTGGAGCGGGGCGGCGTGGACGTCCTGCACCGCTGCGGGGGCGTGGCGCGCTGCACGACCTGCCGGGTCAGTTTTCAGGAGGGCGAGCCGGACGCCATGACCGCCGCCGAGTTCGACAAGCTGACCGAGAAGGGGCTGCTGGGGCAGGCGCGCCTGTCCTGCCAGATCGAGTGCGCGCCCGGCATGAGCGTCACGCCGCTCCAGACGGCGAGCAGCAGCGGCCTGGAGCCCGGCAAGGCCCCCGCCGAGCAGATCGAACCCGACCCGGTGTGGACGACCCGACCCGGCGCGTCCACCGAGGGCTGA
- a CDS encoding sensor domain-containing diguanylate cyclase has product MRAPPHTPPAPRAVSARQAARLPVQTRVWLLLALLLTQGLTLLVALIGQQQLSARAQRAQTQGALEQLVRVTSDNVQGYLRSAAQIVQVNRANVQSGLLSADDPSSLLTNFHALLDNVPQLNGMLVGHPDGRFTFLRRDGPGDTGRYARVIEVRPARRVTTTHYDARGLPTSQDSATSDYDPRTRPWYRQAQARPGQTIWTDPYVFASSQQPGVTVAASAMSPGGTVVVGADVQLRQLASFLTGLRVSARGRAFVTDAGGHAIAASRAWPVTVEGRVPLLREVADPALRALLDDRSRLTPGSGTHWFRVGGESYGVVLRPFEVHPGVTWTVGVYAPTADFPGPARPRPLAFVLLISLAGSLLAWLLVLRATRPIEALQRQATTDPLTGLPNRASFLAQLDDSRRGSGLLAVAIFDLDGFKSVNDTFGHHAGDEVLHAVGARMLTALRAGDTLGRLGGDEFALLVQASSREEIRLRVEGVLQAIARQPVVVDGTAHDLDATAGLAFAEPGQGGSAGQLLARADTALIRGKRRGKGRVWLDGEVTMPTLFR; this is encoded by the coding sequence TTGCGCGCCCCACCTCACACGCCCCCCGCCCCCCGCGCCGTCTCGGCCCGGCAGGCCGCGCGCCTGCCGGTGCAGACGCGCGTGTGGCTGCTGCTGGCCCTGCTGCTCACCCAGGGCCTGACGCTGCTCGTCGCGCTGATCGGGCAGCAGCAGCTCAGCGCGCGGGCGCAGCGCGCACAGACGCAGGGGGCGCTGGAACAGCTCGTGCGGGTCACGTCCGACAACGTGCAGGGCTACCTCCGCTCGGCGGCGCAGATCGTGCAGGTGAACCGCGCGAACGTGCAGTCGGGCCTGCTCAGCGCCGACGATCCGTCCAGCCTCCTGACGAACTTCCACGCTCTGCTGGACAACGTCCCGCAGCTGAACGGCATGCTGGTCGGCCACCCGGACGGCCGCTTCACGTTCCTGCGCCGCGACGGACCCGGCGACACCGGCCGCTACGCCCGCGTGATCGAGGTCCGGCCCGCACGGCGCGTCACGACCACCCACTACGACGCGCGCGGCCTGCCCACCAGTCAGGACAGCGCCACCAGCGACTACGACCCCCGCACCCGCCCCTGGTACCGGCAGGCGCAGGCGCGGCCCGGTCAGACCATCTGGACCGACCCGTACGTGTTCGCCTCGTCGCAGCAGCCGGGCGTGACGGTCGCCGCGAGCGCCATGAGCCCCGGCGGGACCGTGGTCGTCGGTGCCGACGTGCAGCTGCGGCAGCTCGCGTCGTTCCTGACGGGCCTGCGGGTCAGTGCGCGCGGCCGGGCGTTCGTGACCGATGCGGGCGGTCACGCGATCGCCGCGAGCCGCGCCTGGCCGGTCACCGTGGAGGGCCGCGTGCCGCTGCTGCGCGAGGTCGCCGACCCGGCCCTGCGCGCGCTGCTCGACGACCGCAGCCGCCTGACGCCCGGCAGCGGCACGCACTGGTTCCGGGTGGGCGGCGAGTCGTACGGGGTGGTCCTGCGCCCCTTCGAGGTGCACCCCGGCGTCACCTGGACGGTCGGGGTGTATGCGCCCACCGCCGACTTCCCCGGTCCGGCCCGGCCGCGCCCGCTGGCGTTCGTGCTGCTGATCAGCCTGGCGGGCAGCCTGCTGGCGTGGCTGCTGGTGCTACGCGCCACGCGCCCCATCGAGGCGCTGCAGCGGCAGGCGACGACGGACCCGCTGACCGGCCTGCCCAACCGCGCGAGCTTCCTGGCGCAGCTGGACGACTCCCGGCGCGGGAGCGGCCTGCTGGCCGTGGCGATCTTCGACCTGGACGGATTCAAGAGCGTGAACGACACCTTCGGGCACCACGCCGGCGACGAGGTGCTGCACGCGGTCGGGGCGCGGATGCTCACGGCGCTGCGGGCCGGGGACACCCTGGGCCGCCTGGGCGGGGATGAGTTCGCGCTGCTGGTGCAGGCGTCCTCCCGCGAGGAGATCCGCCTGCGGGTCGAGGGCGTGCTGCAGGCCATCGCGCGGCAACCGGTCGTGGTGGACGGCACGGCGCACGACCTGGACGCCACGGCCGGACTGGCGTTCGCCGAGCCGGGGCAGGGCGGCTCGGCGGGGCAGCTGCTGGCGCGCGCGGACACCGCCCTGATCCGCGGGAAGCGGCGCGGCAAGGGCCGCGTGTGGCTGGACGGCGAGGTCACCATGCCCACCCTGTTCCGCTGA
- a CDS encoding adenine deaminase, with translation MVGTGEDRRRLVRAARGEERGDLLVRGARVVQPATREVFEADVLVADGRVAALGSGFQAARVVEARGAFLAPGFIDAHVHIESSLLTPAGFAGAVLPRGTTGVVAEPHELVNVLGGGGLEWMLAAGRSSGLRVWASAPSCVPASAFERGGAVIGAEETARMLRVPGVLGLAEMMNYPGVLGGDMDVWDVLEAGRASGLRLDGHASGVRGRDLIAYAAAGLHSDHEATTPEEARERLRAGLWLMVREGSAARNLDALLPVLRDRPRRAMLVSDDVSVDELLELGHLDRLLRMCVAGGLHPADAVALVTCNPAEYWGLHDVGLVAPGYHADFVLLRDLQGFEVLETFVGGQEAHAGTVTPPLPGGGVDLGTGWAAATFDVPAHWPVMQVRADQITTGVGAPGSGDARLVVADRYGRGEWSACLTSGTGLRGATLGISVLHDAHHVAFLGGSDDDVRAAGRALEALGGGIVLVSGGEVRAQLPLPFAGLMTDLPPAQAAAALGRVTAACRAHGCTLPYPVTTLAFLGLTVIPALKLTPRGLLDVTAWQLLPREAPPLA, from the coding sequence ATGGTTGGAACCGGGGAAGATCGGCGGCGTCTGGTGCGCGCAGCGCGCGGTGAGGAGCGGGGCGACCTGCTGGTGCGCGGCGCGCGGGTGGTGCAGCCCGCCACGCGCGAGGTGTTCGAGGCGGACGTGCTGGTCGCGGACGGGCGCGTGGCGGCACTGGGGAGTGGGTTTCAGGCGGCGCGGGTGGTGGAGGCGCGCGGGGCGTTTCTGGCGCCGGGCTTCATCGACGCGCACGTCCATATCGAGTCGAGTCTGCTGACCCCGGCGGGGTTCGCGGGGGCGGTGCTGCCGCGCGGCACGACGGGCGTGGTGGCCGAACCGCATGAACTGGTGAACGTGCTGGGTGGGGGCGGCCTGGAATGGATGCTCGCGGCGGGCCGGTCGTCGGGCCTGCGGGTGTGGGCGTCGGCGCCGTCGTGCGTGCCCGCCAGTGCGTTCGAACGGGGCGGCGCGGTGATCGGGGCCGAGGAGACGGCGCGGATGCTGCGCGTGCCGGGCGTGCTGGGCCTCGCGGAGATGATGAATTACCCGGGCGTGCTGGGCGGCGACATGGACGTGTGGGACGTGCTGGAGGCCGGGCGGGCGTCGGGCCTGCGGCTGGACGGGCACGCGTCGGGCGTGCGGGGGCGCGACCTGATAGCGTACGCGGCGGCCGGGCTGCACTCGGATCACGAGGCGACGACGCCCGAGGAGGCCCGCGAGCGGCTGCGCGCCGGGCTGTGGCTGATGGTGCGCGAGGGCTCGGCGGCGCGGAACCTCGACGCCCTGCTGCCGGTGCTGCGCGACCGCCCGCGCCGCGCGATGCTCGTCAGTGACGACGTGAGCGTGGACGAACTGCTGGAGCTGGGGCACCTGGACCGCCTGCTGCGGATGTGCGTGGCGGGCGGGCTGCACCCGGCGGACGCGGTGGCGCTGGTGACCTGCAACCCGGCCGAGTACTGGGGCCTGCACGACGTGGGGCTGGTCGCGCCGGGGTACCACGCGGACTTCGTGCTGCTGCGCGACCTCCAGGGCTTCGAGGTGCTGGAGACCTTCGTGGGCGGTCAGGAGGCCCACGCGGGCACGGTCACGCCGCCCCTGCCGGGCGGGGGTGTGGATCTGGGGACCGGGTGGGCGGCGGCGACCTTCGACGTGCCCGCGCACTGGCCGGTCATGCAGGTCCGCGCGGACCAGATCACGACCGGGGTGGGCGCGCCAGGTAGCGGGGACGCGCGGCTGGTCGTCGCGGACCGCTACGGGCGCGGCGAGTGGTCGGCGTGCCTGACGTCCGGCACGGGCCTGCGCGGCGCGACGCTGGGCATCAGCGTGCTGCACGACGCGCATCACGTGGCGTTCCTGGGCGGATCGGATGACGACGTGCGCGCGGCGGGCCGGGCGCTGGAGGCGCTGGGCGGCGGGATCGTGCTCGTATCGGGCGGCGAGGTCCGCGCGCAGCTGCCCCTGCCGTTCGCGGGCCTGATGACGGACCTGCCGCCCGCGCAGGCGGCGGCGGCGCTGGGCCGCGTGACCGCCGCGTGCCGCGCGCACGGCTGCACGCTGCCGTACCCGGTCACCACCCTGGCGTTCCTGGGCCTGACGGTCATCCCGGCGCTGAAGCTCACGCCGCGCGGGCTGCTGGACGTGACGGCGTGGCAGCTGCTGCCCCGTGAAGCGCCGCCACTGGCCTGA
- a CDS encoding DUF1266 domain-containing protein, whose product MTLWTVLIPVAAGLALAALWWVGKAMLEGAREGLQEADAELAQERADRDAQAARDADARRAEVEAAALALSDADRFALNLRAPFTSLWLDIFETATHRPTAYFYQVMPPGQNRQARQEALRELAASLESGWGITDHASAMSSLAWLLGGGGHHEPYQQVRRALHGQNTAGLDRRHVTVVRQWEPEVGDVGGLAFDLARAADIAAQGVALGYLSDRQGWQVLGQCRQMAREAPFRDWAHYGRSFQAGAAFWNANPVRNRGYADAVKALLTRDDSPWRRDPWPPPGQPLNRGLAAVGTSSEASTLN is encoded by the coding sequence GTGACCCTCTGGACAGTGCTGATTCCCGTTGCGGCCGGACTGGCGCTGGCCGCGCTGTGGTGGGTGGGCAAGGCCATGCTGGAGGGCGCGCGCGAGGGCCTTCAGGAAGCGGACGCCGAGCTGGCGCAGGAACGGGCCGATCGGGACGCCCAGGCGGCCCGGGACGCCGACGCCCGGCGGGCGGAGGTCGAGGCAGCCGCGCTGGCCCTGAGTGACGCCGACCGCTTCGCGCTGAACCTGCGGGCGCCGTTCACGTCCCTGTGGCTCGATATTTTCGAGACGGCCACGCACCGGCCCACGGCGTACTTCTATCAGGTGATGCCGCCCGGCCAGAACCGGCAGGCCCGCCAGGAGGCCCTGCGGGAACTGGCGGCGTCCCTGGAGTCCGGGTGGGGCATCACGGATCACGCGTCGGCCATGTCCAGCCTCGCGTGGCTGCTCGGCGGGGGCGGGCACCACGAGCCGTACCAGCAGGTGCGCCGAGCGCTGCACGGTCAGAACACGGCGGGCCTCGACCGGCGGCACGTGACAGTCGTGCGCCAGTGGGAGCCGGAGGTGGGGGACGTGGGCGGCCTGGCCTTCGACCTCGCCCGGGCGGCGGACATTGCCGCGCAGGGCGTGGCGCTGGGGTACCTGAGCGACCGGCAGGGCTGGCAGGTGCTGGGGCAGTGCCGCCAGATGGCGCGGGAGGCGCCGTTTCGCGACTGGGCGCACTACGGCCGGAGTTTCCAGGCGGGCGCGGCCTTCTGGAACGCCAACCCGGTCCGCAACCGGGGGTACGCCGACGCGGTGAAGGCGCTGCTGACCCGTGACGACAGCCCCTGGCGCCGCGACCCCTGGCCGCCGCCCGGCCAGCCGCTCAACCGGGGTCTGGCGGCGGTGGGCACGAGCAGCGAAGCCTCCACCCTGAACTGA
- a CDS encoding serine protease, which yields MFKPLHAALTALGLLALSACSTQTAPQATLPEETVTVTGTEKAFTETIGSQIVYGTVTNVTNRPYQVSVTPSTELSGGWCGGTLISSTWVLTAAHCVAGYSASQMRVRAGINDLTTTSGQLRTAAQIVRHPSYNSSTYAYDIALIRVGTAFTLGSTVQTAALPNNTTESVLDVNGKYATVSGWGRTETGAYSNRALREVTIPITPTGSDCGSRPSNTICGKYDAGKDSCNGDSGGPLAARYNSKFYVLGIVSYGPAECRGYGVYTRVNGYINWINSYTGVTAQ from the coding sequence ATGTTCAAGCCCCTGCACGCCGCCCTGACCGCCCTGGGCCTCCTGGCCCTGAGCGCCTGCTCCACCCAGACCGCCCCGCAGGCCACGCTGCCCGAGGAAACCGTCACGGTCACCGGGACCGAGAAGGCCTTCACGGAGACGATCGGCAGCCAGATCGTGTACGGCACGGTCACGAACGTCACCAACCGCCCCTACCAGGTGAGCGTCACGCCCAGCACCGAACTGTCGGGCGGCTGGTGCGGCGGCACCCTGATCAGCTCCACGTGGGTGCTGACCGCCGCGCACTGCGTGGCCGGGTACAGCGCCAGCCAGATGCGCGTCCGCGCCGGGATCAACGACCTGACCACCACCAGCGGTCAGCTGCGCACCGCCGCGCAGATCGTGCGTCACCCCAGCTACAACAGCAGCACCTACGCGTACGACATCGCCCTGATCCGCGTGGGCACCGCGTTCACGCTGGGCAGCACCGTGCAGACCGCTGCGCTGCCGAACAACACCACCGAGAGCGTCCTGGACGTGAACGGCAAGTACGCCACCGTCAGCGGCTGGGGCCGCACCGAGACCGGCGCGTACAGCAACCGCGCGCTGCGCGAGGTGACCATCCCGATCACGCCCACCGGCAGCGACTGCGGCAGCCGTCCCAGCAACACCATCTGCGGCAAGTACGACGCCGGGAAGGACTCCTGCAACGGCGACAGCGGCGGCCCGCTCGCCGCGCGCTACAACAGCAAGTTCTACGTGCTGGGCATCGTGTCCTACGGCCCCGCCGAGTGCCGCGGGTACGGCGTGTACACCCGCGTGAACGGCTACATCAACTGGATCAACAGCTACACCGGCGTCACCGCGCAGTAA